In the genome of Polaribacter atrinae, one region contains:
- a CDS encoding CNNM domain-containing protein: MTLLIIFATVSIFFSFLCSILEAVLLSITPTFINLKKNEGHAFAIELETLKKDVDKPLIAILTINTIAHTVGAILVGVQAKVAYAEMYGNSVKTILGVQLTEDVMVGVVSTIMTILILVASEIIPKTIGATYWRQLANFTSKALNVMIFPLKWTGFLWLLQLTTKLIGGKGHGSVLSREGFLVMTEMAEKDGVFHENESKVIRNLLGFNEVKVNDVMTPRSVLEIADESQTIATFYKEHKSLRYSRIPVFAQNPDEITGYFLKDNLFEAIINGKGDETLSSIKRNIIITDRDLSIPDLFEKLIKEKEHIALVVDEYGSVSGLVSQEDVIETLLGLEIMDESDSVADLQAHAKKSWKNRIKKLGVMDGKKE, encoded by the coding sequence ATGACATTATTAATAATTTTTGCTACGGTTTCTATTTTCTTTTCATTCTTATGTTCAATTTTAGAAGCGGTACTGTTAAGTATTACGCCAACATTTATCAACCTGAAAAAAAATGAAGGACATGCATTTGCTATTGAATTAGAAACTTTAAAAAAAGATGTAGACAAGCCTTTAATAGCGATACTAACTATTAACACCATTGCACATACGGTGGGAGCAATTTTAGTTGGTGTGCAAGCAAAAGTAGCTTATGCAGAAATGTATGGAAATTCTGTTAAAACAATTTTAGGAGTTCAATTAACAGAAGATGTTATGGTAGGAGTTGTATCTACTATAATGACCATTTTAATTTTAGTGGCATCAGAAATTATTCCAAAAACAATTGGAGCTACTTATTGGAGACAGTTAGCTAATTTTACTTCTAAGGCTTTAAATGTGATGATTTTCCCATTGAAATGGACAGGTTTTTTATGGCTACTACAACTTACTACAAAATTGATTGGAGGAAAAGGACATGGAAGTGTTTTAAGTAGAGAAGGGTTTTTGGTGATGACAGAAATGGCTGAAAAAGATGGTGTTTTTCATGAAAATGAAAGTAAAGTTATTAGAAATTTATTAGGCTTTAATGAGGTTAAAGTAAATGATGTAATGACACCTAGATCTGTATTAGAGATTGCAGATGAAAGCCAAACGATAGCTACTTTCTATAAGGAACATAAAAGTTTACGTTATTCTAGGATTCCTGTTTTTGCTCAAAATCCAGATGAAATTACAGGGTATTTTCTAAAAGATAATTTATTTGAAGCTATTATTAATGGTAAAGGAGATGAAACCTTGTCTTCTATTAAACGAAATATTATAATCACAGACAGAGATTTGTCAATTCCTGATTTATTTGAGAAATTGATTAAAGAGAAAGAACACATTGCATTGGTGGTAGATGAGTATGGTTCTGTAAGCGGACTCGTCTCTCAAGAAGATGTAATAGAAACTTTATTAGGCTTAGAAATTATGGATGAGAGTGATTCTGTAGCAGACTTGCAAGCACATGCCAAAAAATCTTGGAAAAATAGGATTAAAAAATTAGGCGTAATGGATGGTAAAAAAGAGTAG
- a CDS encoding chloride channel protein, whose product MPTTKTIYRKILIWRYKYISERQFIYILSIIVGFLAGFGAVILKNLTHFFQHLLEGNLVRDYHHAFYFLFPIIGLTIVFFIIKYVIRNKVSHGIPSTLYAISKRKGIMKRYQMFGSILTAPITVGFGGSVGLEGPTVATGAAISSNVARLFHLNQTSRTLLIGCASAGALSAIFKAPIAAIIFAIEVFSLDLTIASMLPLLLASLSAIITSRFFFGSDVLLPFKTEDVFTINNIPFYLILATATGLGSIYFTEVYDRIQKLFDKIDSPIKRLLVGGIGLGILIFLIPPLYGEGFEVINNLIAGNPEEALKNNFMNLDLSNVWVVILLLLGLVLFKVIASALTFGAGGVGGIFAPTLFMGSLLGNCVAKIINTTGLSSVSESNFTLVGMAGLMAGVLHAPLTAIFLIAELTGGYDLFIPLMLTATIAYLIAKYVHPYSVYAMQLGRKGELITHNKDHAVLTLMDINRVIENNFVPVYSDMDLESMVKQAVVKSNRNIFPVINKKNNKLTGIILLDDLRPIMFDQTLYKTVFARDIMQHPPEIIIIGIDKMTDIMRKFKESGAWNLPVVKEGQYIGFISKSKLLTAYRNKLIEVTS is encoded by the coding sequence GTGCCAACAACAAAAACGATATACAGAAAAATATTAATTTGGAGATATAAATATATTTCTGAAAGACAATTTATATATATTCTAAGTATTATTGTCGGTTTTCTCGCAGGTTTTGGAGCCGTAATCTTAAAAAACCTAACACACTTTTTTCAGCATCTATTAGAAGGAAATTTAGTGAGAGATTATCACCATGCTTTTTACTTTCTTTTTCCTATTATTGGTTTAACCATTGTATTTTTTATCATAAAATATGTTATTAGAAACAAAGTAAGTCACGGTATACCATCAACGCTTTATGCCATTTCTAAACGAAAAGGAATTATGAAACGTTACCAGATGTTTGGTTCTATTTTAACAGCTCCAATTACGGTTGGTTTTGGTGGTTCTGTTGGTTTAGAAGGACCTACAGTTGCAACAGGAGCTGCAATTAGCTCTAATGTTGCAAGACTGTTTCATTTAAATCAAACCTCAAGAACTTTATTAATTGGTTGCGCTTCTGCTGGGGCACTTTCCGCAATTTTTAAAGCGCCTATTGCTGCTATTATTTTTGCGATAGAGGTTTTTAGTTTAGACTTAACAATAGCTTCTATGTTGCCTTTACTTTTGGCTTCTTTATCTGCAATTATTACTTCTCGATTCTTTTTTGGATCTGATGTTTTACTTCCGTTTAAAACAGAAGATGTATTTACCATAAACAACATTCCTTTTTACCTTATTTTAGCTACTGCAACAGGTTTAGGTTCTATCTATTTTACAGAGGTTTATGATAGAATTCAGAAACTTTTTGATAAAATAGATTCTCCAATAAAACGCTTATTAGTTGGTGGTATTGGTTTAGGTATTTTAATTTTTTTAATTCCGCCTTTATATGGTGAAGGCTTTGAAGTAATTAATAATTTAATTGCCGGTAACCCAGAAGAAGCTTTAAAAAACAACTTTATGAACTTAGATTTATCTAATGTTTGGGTTGTTATTTTGTTGTTACTAGGCTTAGTTTTATTTAAGGTTATAGCAAGTGCTTTAACATTTGGAGCAGGTGGAGTTGGTGGTATTTTTGCACCTACTTTATTTATGGGAAGTCTTTTAGGAAATTGTGTTGCCAAAATAATTAATACCACAGGATTGTCTAGTGTTTCCGAGAGCAACTTTACTTTGGTTGGAATGGCAGGTTTAATGGCTGGTGTATTACACGCTCCTTTAACAGCTATATTTTTAATTGCAGAACTTACCGGTGGTTACGACCTTTTTATTCCGTTGATGCTAACAGCAACAATTGCTTATTTAATAGCTAAATATGTACATCCATATTCTGTTTATGCAATGCAATTAGGTAGAAAAGGAGAATTAATTACGCACAACAAAGATCATGCTGTTTTAACTTTAATGGACATTAATAGAGTTATTGAAAATAATTTTGTTCCTGTTTATTCTGATATGGATTTAGAGAGCATGGTTAAGCAAGCAGTTGTAAAATCTAACAGAAATATTTTTCCTGTAATTAATAAAAAAAATAACAAACTAACAGGTATCATTTTACTCGACGATTTAAGACCTATAATGTTTGATCAAACCTTGTATAAAACTGTTTTTGCAAGAGACATTATGCAACATCCTCCAGAAATTATAATTATAGGCATTGATAAAATGACTGATATTATGAGAAAATTCAAAGAAAGTGGTGCTTGGAATCTACCGGTTGTTAAAGAAGGACAATATATTGGTTTTATCTCTAAATCAAAATTATTAACTGCATATAGAAATAAACTAATAGAAGTTACTTCATAA
- the hflX gene encoding GTPase HflX: protein MIDEREVISEKAVLIGIISQQQNEIQSTEYLDELEFLTLTAGGVAVKRFVQKMEKPNPKTFLGVGKLEEVRDYIVSNNIGTAIFDDELSPAQIRNIEKVLDCKILDRTNLILDIFAQRAQTSSAKTQVELAQCQYLLPRLTRLWTHLDKQKGGIGMRGPGETEIETDRRIIRDKISVLQKKLLTIDRQMAVQRKNRGKMVRVALVGYTNVGKSTLMNVISKSDVFAENKLFATLDTTVRKVVIKNIPFLLTDTVGFIRKLPTQLVESFKSTLDEVREADLLLHVVDISHPNFEDHIASVNSVLADIKCADKPSVMVFNKIDAYSHETIDEDDIVTERGKEHYTLQDWKKTWMNDYDVDSIFISALNKDNLEDFKEKTYEEVKKIHIQRFPYNDFLYYEYKEEE, encoded by the coding sequence ATGATAGACGAACGCGAAGTTATTTCTGAAAAAGCCGTTTTAATCGGTATTATATCTCAACAACAAAATGAAATTCAATCTACTGAATATTTAGATGAATTAGAGTTTTTAACGTTGACAGCAGGTGGTGTTGCCGTAAAACGTTTTGTACAGAAAATGGAAAAACCCAATCCTAAAACTTTTTTAGGAGTAGGTAAATTAGAAGAAGTTAGAGACTATATTGTCTCAAATAATATTGGAACAGCCATCTTTGATGATGAGTTGTCCCCTGCTCAAATACGTAATATTGAGAAAGTTTTAGATTGTAAAATTCTAGACAGAACCAATCTTATATTAGATATTTTTGCTCAAAGAGCACAAACAAGCTCAGCAAAAACACAAGTAGAATTGGCACAATGTCAATATTTATTACCACGTTTAACAAGACTTTGGACACACCTTGATAAGCAAAAGGGTGGTATTGGAATGCGAGGACCTGGTGAAACCGAAATTGAAACAGATAGACGTATTATTCGTGATAAAATTTCTGTGCTACAAAAGAAATTATTAACCATAGACAGGCAAATGGCTGTGCAACGTAAAAACCGTGGAAAAATGGTTAGAGTTGCCTTGGTTGGTTATACCAATGTTGGTAAATCTACATTGATGAATGTGATTAGTAAAAGTGATGTTTTTGCTGAAAACAAACTATTTGCAACATTAGATACTACCGTAAGAAAAGTGGTTATTAAGAACATTCCGTTTTTATTAACAGATACTGTTGGTTTTATTAGAAAACTGCCTACACAATTGGTAGAATCTTTTAAATCTACGTTAGATGAAGTTAGAGAAGCAGATTTATTACTACATGTAGTAGACATCTCTCACCCAAACTTTGAAGACCACATTGCTTCTGTAAATTCGGTTTTAGCAGATATTAAATGTGCAGACAAACCTTCTGTAATGGTCTTTAATAAGATTGATGCATATTCTCATGAAACTATTGATGAAGATGATATTGTTACAGAAAGAGGTAAAGAGCACTACACCTTACAAGATTGGAAAAAAACTTGGATGAATGACTATGATGTAGATTCTATTTTTATATCCGCCTTAAACAAAGATAATTTAGAAGACTTTAAAGAGAAAACATACGAAGAAGTAAAGAAAATACATATTCAGCGTTTCCCCTACAATGACTTTTTATATTATGAATATAAAGAAGAAGAGTAA
- the glpQ gene encoding glycerophosphodiester phosphodiesterase codes for MKSISLFLIGLLLLSCNPSKKDNNNMNTKIVIAHRGASGYLPEHTMEAKAMAYAMNPHFIEQDLVLSKDNVPIVIHDIYLDDVTDVATKFPGRKRKDNRFYVIDFTFTELQMLKVTERFNPETGEQFYPNRYPKGKGNFRLHSFEEEIELIQGLNKSTGKNIGIYPEIKDPAFHQKEGKKITEIVLKILSDYGYQTKKDNCILQCFDAKELERIRLELKSDLFLVQLMEFEEETKQLEHFATYADGIGPWYKQVLEKKVGGKWLFTTLVSDAHKLGLKVHPYTFRADSLDEFTTFDEMMETLLMEAGVDGAFTDYPDLVVNFLKEK; via the coding sequence ATGAAATCAATTTCATTATTTTTGATAGGTTTGTTACTTCTTTCTTGCAATCCATCTAAAAAAGACAACAACAACATGAATACTAAAATTGTAATTGCCCACAGAGGAGCTTCTGGTTATTTGCCAGAACATACTATGGAAGCTAAAGCGATGGCATACGCTATGAATCCTCATTTTATTGAGCAAGATTTAGTGTTAAGTAAAGATAATGTACCTATTGTAATTCATGATATTTATTTAGACGATGTAACGGATGTTGCTACAAAATTCCCAGGTAGAAAAAGAAAAGACAATCGTTTTTACGTGATAGATTTTACATTTACAGAGTTACAAATGTTAAAAGTAACAGAGCGTTTTAATCCAGAAACGGGAGAACAGTTTTATCCAAATCGTTATCCGAAAGGAAAAGGCAACTTTAGACTCCATTCTTTTGAAGAGGAAATTGAATTGATACAAGGTTTAAATAAAAGTACCGGAAAGAATATCGGAATTTATCCAGAAATTAAAGACCCTGCTTTTCATCAAAAAGAAGGAAAAAAAATTACAGAAATTGTTTTAAAAATACTTTCTGATTATGGCTATCAAACTAAAAAAGACAATTGTATTTTACAATGTTTTGATGCAAAAGAGTTAGAGCGAATTCGTTTAGAATTAAAATCTGATTTATTTTTGGTGCAGTTAATGGAGTTTGAAGAAGAAACAAAGCAGTTGGAACATTTTGCAACGTATGCAGACGGAATAGGGCCTTGGTATAAACAGGTTTTAGAGAAGAAAGTAGGAGGTAAGTGGTTGTTTACTACTTTAGTTTCTGATGCTCATAAATTGGGTTTAAAAGTACATCCATATACTTTTAGAGCAGATTCTTTAGATGAGTTTACTACCTTTGATGAGATGATGGAAACACTTTTAATGGAAGCAGGTGTTGATGGTGCTTTTACAGATTATCCCGATTTGGTTGTTAATTTTTTAAAAGAAAAATAA
- a CDS encoding VIT1/CCC1 transporter family protein translates to MNKSSTELVDHLDKHYIHRSNWLRAVVLGANDGILSTASLAIGVAAASDLREPVILATLAGLVAGALSMAAGEYVSVSSQTDIECADIEREKVELEEMPELELQMLAKIYEKRGLKKETALIVAKELTEKDALAAHIRDELGINEISQANPIQAAVASGAAFTIGGLLPFLVTLFLPLENLEYYIYASSILFLMALGALAAKAGGSNVGIAVLRITFWGTAAMGLTALVGYLFNINL, encoded by the coding sequence ATGAACAAAAGCTCCACAGAATTAGTTGACCACTTAGACAAACATTACATACATAGAAGTAATTGGTTAAGGGCAGTTGTTTTAGGAGCAAATGATGGAATTTTATCTACCGCAAGTTTAGCTATTGGAGTTGCAGCTGCTAGTGATTTAAGAGAACCTGTAATTCTAGCAACTTTGGCTGGTTTAGTTGCAGGAGCATTGTCTATGGCAGCTGGAGAATATGTTTCTGTAAGTTCTCAAACAGATATTGAATGTGCAGATATTGAAAGAGAAAAAGTAGAATTAGAAGAAATGCCAGAACTTGAGTTACAAATGTTGGCTAAAATTTACGAAAAAAGAGGACTTAAAAAAGAAACGGCTTTAATTGTAGCGAAAGAATTAACAGAAAAAGATGCATTAGCCGCACATATTAGAGATGAATTAGGGATTAATGAAATTAGTCAAGCAAACCCTATTCAAGCAGCAGTAGCATCAGGTGCTGCGTTTACTATTGGAGGACTATTGCCTTTTTTAGTAACGCTATTTCTTCCTTTAGAAAATTTAGAATACTACATTTATGCTTCTTCAATATTATTTCTAATGGCTTTAGGTGCCTTAGCCGCAAAAGCAGGTGGCTCTAATGTTGGAATAGCTGTTTTAAGAATTACTTTTTGGGGTACAGCTGCCATGGGCTTAACTGCTTTGGTTGGGTATTTATTTAACATCAACCTTTAA
- a CDS encoding endonuclease/exonuclease/phosphatase family protein: protein MISFFSSSKRSKEIFTVGFYNVENLFDTVDDPKTFDDDFTTNGKNHWNNKRYRDKIKKLGSVISQLGKEKSYDVPALVGLVEVENAKVVRDLVNSKDLKKHHYGFVHYDSPDDRGIDVALLYNKELFELIDSEHFPLYLEDERGERDYTRDILVVSGNLNGELVHVLVNHWPSRREGIEESEPKRIDAAKLARAIIAGIQAKNFDAKILIMGDFNDDPTSKSIKEYLVTDDFYNPMEKILDRDAVGSLTYEGKWNLFDQIIITKNFLEKKEGQLYFKHAEVFNKKWLKIFKGKLKGSPFRTYIGPWYQGGFSDHFPVYLYLKKED from the coding sequence ATGATATCATTTTTTTCATCATCAAAAAGGAGTAAAGAAATTTTTACTGTGGGATTTTACAACGTAGAAAATTTATTTGATACTGTAGATGATCCAAAAACCTTTGATGATGATTTTACTACCAATGGTAAAAATCATTGGAATAATAAGCGTTACAGGGATAAAATTAAAAAATTAGGTTCTGTAATTTCTCAATTAGGTAAAGAAAAATCTTATGATGTGCCCGCACTTGTGGGGTTGGTAGAGGTAGAGAATGCAAAAGTTGTTAGAGACTTGGTAAATTCTAAAGATTTAAAAAAGCATCATTATGGCTTTGTTCATTATGATTCTCCTGATGATAGAGGTATTGATGTAGCCCTTTTATACAATAAAGAATTATTCGAATTAATAGACTCAGAACATTTTCCGCTGTATTTAGAAGATGAAAGAGGTGAACGAGATTATACTAGAGATATTTTGGTGGTTTCTGGTAATTTAAACGGAGAATTAGTACATGTTTTAGTAAATCATTGGCCTTCTAGAAGAGAAGGAATAGAAGAGTCTGAGCCAAAAAGAATTGATGCTGCAAAATTAGCAAGAGCAATTATAGCAGGAATACAAGCTAAAAATTTTGATGCAAAAATTTTGATTATGGGTGATTTTAACGATGATCCAACAAGTAAATCTATTAAAGAATATTTAGTGACAGATGATTTTTACAATCCTATGGAAAAGATATTAGATAGAGATGCTGTTGGTTCTTTAACTTATGAGGGTAAGTGGAATTTATTTGATCAAATTATCATTACTAAAAACTTTTTAGAGAAAAAAGAAGGTCAATTGTACTTTAAACACGCGGAGGTTTTTAATAAAAAATGGTTAAAAATATTTAAAGGAAAATTAAAAGGAAGTCCGTTTAGAACCTATATTGGTCCATGGTATCAAGGTGGTTTTTCAGACCATTTTCCGGTTTATTTATATTTAAAAAAGGAAGATTAA
- a CDS encoding glycerate kinase translates to MKIILAPDKFKNSLTGLEFCSIVEKVILDKSPNTKILKLPLADGGDGTLDIINYYLKGNLIYLEVNNPFFQTIKASYLYAKASKTAFIEMAEASGVKLLKAEQLDCKNTTTLGTGEMIVDALQKGAKTIIIGIGGSATNDCGIGMATALGYRFLDKKNKVVKPIGANLSDIKSIDTTNVHPELNNVHFKIACDVTNPLFGKNGAAYVYGAQKGASKEDIVMLNKGLQDFSKALNKTFTIDVQTIKGAGAAGGMGIATHLFLNGTLEPGIQLVKKIANFDTQIEGADWIITGEGKLDTQTMSGKTIQGVLTSAIAKKIKTAAFCGAIDLEEKHPEEFGIQYTDATINYAKNLNDSIKNSGKYLSLLSKKFVLKHL, encoded by the coding sequence ATGAAAATAATATTAGCACCAGATAAATTTAAAAACTCCTTAACGGGATTAGAGTTTTGTTCCATTGTAGAAAAAGTAATTTTAGACAAATCTCCCAATACCAAAATCTTAAAATTACCATTGGCAGATGGTGGCGACGGTACACTAGATATTATAAATTATTACCTTAAAGGAAATCTAATTTATCTAGAAGTAAACAATCCTTTTTTTCAAACCATAAAAGCTTCTTATTTATATGCAAAAGCATCAAAAACTGCTTTTATTGAAATGGCAGAAGCATCCGGAGTTAAATTACTAAAAGCAGAACAGTTAGATTGTAAAAACACAACCACTTTAGGTACTGGAGAGATGATTGTTGATGCTCTTCAAAAAGGGGCAAAAACCATTATTATAGGTATTGGAGGAAGCGCAACCAACGATTGCGGAATTGGAATGGCAACCGCTTTAGGCTATCGTTTTTTAGATAAAAAGAACAAAGTAGTAAAACCTATTGGTGCTAATTTATCAGATATAAAATCTATAGATACAACAAATGTTCATCCCGAATTAAATAACGTACATTTTAAAATTGCTTGTGATGTTACCAATCCTTTATTTGGGAAAAATGGTGCAGCTTATGTTTATGGAGCTCAAAAGGGAGCTTCTAAAGAAGACATTGTAATGCTAAACAAAGGGTTGCAAGATTTCTCTAAGGCTTTAAACAAAACTTTTACTATTGATGTGCAAACCATAAAAGGTGCAGGAGCCGCAGGCGGAATGGGAATTGCAACTCATTTATTCTTAAACGGAACTTTAGAACCAGGCATTCAATTAGTAAAAAAAATAGCCAATTTTGATACTCAGATTGAAGGTGCAGATTGGATTATTACCGGTGAAGGAAAATTAGACACACAAACCATGTCTGGCAAAACCATACAAGGAGTATTGACCTCCGCAATAGCAAAAAAAATAAAAACTGCTGCTTTTTGTGGCGCTATAGATTTAGAAGAAAAACATCCCGAAGAATTCGGAATTCAGTATACAGATGCCACTATAAATTATGCAAAAAACTTAAATGATTCGATAAAAAACAGCGGAAAGTATTTGAGTTTATTATCAAAAAAATTCGTTCTTAAACACCTTTAA
- a CDS encoding DUF2339 domain-containing protein — MEIVLLIFIIIYLLITNKNISSKLKDLQTSVFQLDDKLRDLQQKSTSKQEVLKTKNEPVSQKETEPLEKTRPIVVAKEEPIIFVSEVPEVVKPILNTDAKITQIVTDKKANTREEKKQEKAIPKKSWLASFKEKNPDLEKFIGENLINKIGVLILVLGISFFVKFAIDKDWINEPARVGIGVLCGSLIMMIAHKLKKNYASFSSVLVAGAISVFYLTIYIAFHEYQLFSQTIAFSIMAVITAFSALVSVSYNRQELAILSLTGGFAAPFMLSTGEGNYVVLFSYIAILNLGILAISYFKKWKIATILDFVFTYILFGGWCFLNIYKGSFEHLGALTFATIFYFIFSIIIVLNNLKNKGVFSKIEYFILIANTFIFFGIGMLILKDLESNFTGLFTLLLAVYNVAYATILYKKFGLDKNAIYILIGLALTFVTLTIPIQFNGNQITLFWAAEVVLLFWLSQKSKIESFKLGAIIVQVLSIISLLLDWELYGDSEELSVILNPVFIAGFVVSISLFLTYWLLKKEGNIVTKYFTLKINIYKTIVFIAFVLVTYFTGVLETNYQAHQFLENTSSATSFPVTYHFVFVALLLFFTSKLKKNNLEKAVILLSCISIFFYILRFYKLPIDELAENNAFSLQSNYAFYLHYIILASLIYFGVQLFKKTSTIFKIKPKHSKWLPWIFVFAIVYTLSNEVMVHGIHFSSPIETVTDLEAQGNEYLKYSIIEKRIDEKQDQIIKIGYPILWGVFSFIFLIIGIKKQWKNLRIIALSLLGITIIKLFAYDIKNVSETGKIIAFILLGVLILIISFVYQKIKKLVNDETPEDEKI; from the coding sequence ATTGTTGTAGCAAAAGAAGAACCTATTATTTTTGTTTCTGAAGTACCAGAAGTAGTAAAACCTATTTTGAATACTGATGCTAAGATTACACAAATAGTTACTGATAAAAAAGCAAATACTAGAGAAGAGAAAAAGCAAGAAAAAGCGATTCCTAAAAAGTCTTGGCTAGCATCTTTTAAAGAGAAAAATCCAGATTTAGAGAAGTTTATTGGTGAGAATTTAATTAATAAAATAGGAGTCTTAATTCTTGTTTTAGGTATTAGTTTCTTTGTAAAATTCGCTATTGATAAAGATTGGATTAACGAACCTGCAAGAGTAGGAATTGGTGTTTTATGTGGGTCTTTAATTATGATGATTGCACATAAATTAAAAAAGAATTATGCTTCTTTTAGTTCTGTTTTAGTAGCCGGAGCAATTAGTGTTTTTTACCTTACTATTTATATTGCTTTTCATGAATACCAATTATTTAGTCAGACAATTGCCTTTTCTATTATGGCTGTAATAACAGCTTTTAGTGCATTGGTTTCTGTTTCTTATAACAGACAAGAATTAGCCATTTTATCTTTAACTGGTGGTTTTGCAGCACCATTTATGTTAAGTACCGGCGAAGGGAATTATGTAGTATTGTTTAGTTACATTGCTATTTTAAACTTAGGAATTCTTGCGATATCTTATTTTAAAAAATGGAAAATAGCAACCATATTAGATTTTGTTTTTACCTACATTTTATTTGGTGGCTGGTGTTTCTTAAACATCTACAAAGGCAGTTTCGAACACTTAGGTGCTTTAACTTTTGCAACCATATTTTACTTTATATTTAGCATTATCATTGTTTTAAATAACTTAAAAAATAAAGGAGTCTTCTCTAAAATTGAATATTTTATTTTAATAGCAAACACCTTTATTTTCTTCGGAATTGGAATGCTGATACTAAAAGATTTAGAGTCTAACTTTACAGGATTGTTCACCTTATTATTGGCTGTTTATAATGTAGCGTATGCAACAATTTTATACAAGAAATTTGGGTTAGATAAAAATGCCATTTATATTTTAATAGGATTGGCATTAACGTTTGTTACGCTTACCATTCCTATTCAATTTAACGGAAACCAAATTACTCTTTTCTGGGCAGCAGAAGTAGTGTTACTATTTTGGTTGTCTCAAAAATCTAAAATTGAATCTTTTAAATTAGGTGCAATTATAGTACAAGTTCTATCTATTATTAGCTTGCTTTTAGATTGGGAGTTATATGGGGATTCTGAAGAATTATCTGTAATTCTTAATCCGGTATTTATAGCTGGTTTTGTAGTTAGTATTTCTTTATTCTTAACCTATTGGTTGTTAAAAAAAGAAGGAAATATTGTAACTAAATACTTCACCTTAAAAATAAACATTTACAAAACAATTGTATTCATTGCATTTGTACTTGTAACCTATTTTACGGGTGTTTTAGAAACAAACTATCAAGCACATCAGTTTTTAGAAAACACGTCTTCTGCAACATCTTTTCCGGTAACGTATCATTTTGTATTTGTAGCTCTTTTATTATTTTTTACATCAAAATTAAAAAAGAACAACCTAGAAAAGGCAGTCATATTATTAAGTTGTATTTCTATCTTCTTTTATATTTTAAGGTTCTACAAGTTACCAATAGATGAACTTGCAGAAAACAATGCGTTTTCTTTACAGAGTAATTACGCTTTCTATTTACATTATATCATTTTAGCGTCTCTAATATATTTTGGCGTTCAATTATTTAAAAAGACCAGTACAATCTTTAAGATAAAACCAAAACATAGTAAATGGTTGCCTTGGATTTTTGTTTTTGCAATTGTATATACCTTAAGTAATGAAGTAATGGTACATGGAATTCATTTTTCTAGTCCTATAGAAACCGTTACGGATTTAGAAGCACAAGGCAATGAATATTTAAAATATTCTATTATAGAGAAAAGAATAGACGAGAAACAAGATCAGATAATTAAAATTGGGTATCCTATTTTATGGGGAGTTTTCTCTTTTATATTCTTAATTATCGGAATTAAAAAACAGTGGAAAAACTTACGAATTATAGCACTTTCTTTATTGGGAATAACCATTATAAAGCTATTTGCATACGATATTAAAAACGTTTCTGAAACAGGTAAAATAATTGCCTTTATATTATTAGGTGTTTTAATATTGATTATTTCGTTTGTGTATCAAAAAATAAAAAAATTAGTAAATGACGAAACTCCAGAGGATGAAAAAATATAG